From one Streptomyces sp. NBC_01478 genomic stretch:
- a CDS encoding pirin family protein, which translates to MSALLAPTVDVRRAGGRLASRLSWLDSKHSFSLGTHRPDPANTHHGLLLVNNEDLVQPGAGFETHPHRDMEIVTWVLQGSLVHQDSSGHSGVIYPGLAQRMSAGTGILHSEKNDSYRSPGERPADPVHFVQMWVLPDEAGVAPGYEQLEIDGELLAGGLVTVASGMDRHKDAGAIRIRNRHAALYAARLRPGQQVLLPEAPYLHLFVARGSVDLESVGGLDEGDAVRLTATGGQRVTATGPAEILVWEMHATFEV; encoded by the coding sequence ATGAGCGCACTGCTGGCACCCACCGTGGATGTGCGGCGGGCCGGTGGGCGGCTTGCGAGTCGCCTGTCCTGGCTGGACTCCAAGCACTCGTTCTCCCTCGGCACGCACCGGCCCGATCCGGCGAACACGCACCACGGTCTGCTGCTGGTCAACAACGAGGATCTGGTGCAGCCGGGTGCGGGCTTCGAGACGCATCCGCACCGGGACATGGAGATCGTCACCTGGGTCTTGCAGGGGTCGCTGGTCCACCAGGACTCCAGCGGTCACTCCGGCGTGATCTACCCCGGTCTGGCCCAGCGGATGAGCGCCGGCACCGGCATCCTGCACTCGGAGAAGAACGACTCCTACCGGTCGCCCGGCGAGCGCCCCGCCGACCCGGTGCACTTCGTCCAGATGTGGGTCCTGCCCGACGAGGCCGGTGTCGCTCCGGGCTACGAACAGCTCGAGATCGACGGGGAGTTGCTGGCCGGCGGGCTGGTCACGGTGGCATCCGGCATGGACAGGCACAAAGACGCCGGCGCGATCCGGATCCGGAACCGGCATGCCGCGCTGTACGCGGCACGGCTGCGCCCCGGGCAGCAGGTGCTCCTGCCCGAAGCACCGTATCTGCACCTGTTCGTCGCCCGTGGCTCCGTGGACCTGGAGAGCGTCGGCGGACTCGACGAGGGTGACGCCGTGCGTCTCACCGCCACGGGCGGGCAGCGGGTCACCGCCACCGGACCCGCGGAGATCCTCGTCTGGGAGATGCACGCCACCTTCGAGGTGTGA
- a CDS encoding MarR family winged helix-turn-helix transcriptional regulator, whose amino-acid sequence MTTQDKSQQADEHADLWLAPAELASWMSLVRLFVRLPWAIDAQLQRDADLSMVEYMTLAMLSEAPERTLRMSVLAEHANSSLSRLSHLVKRLESRGYVRREPDPVDGRFTNAVLLPDGMTKLESVAPGHVAHVRHLVVDNLSAERLRRLGQDAERILQRIDSPAR is encoded by the coding sequence ATGACCACCCAGGACAAGTCTCAGCAGGCCGACGAGCACGCTGACTTGTGGCTCGCGCCGGCCGAACTGGCGTCGTGGATGTCGTTGGTCCGCCTGTTCGTCAGGCTTCCCTGGGCCATCGACGCCCAACTGCAGCGCGACGCGGACCTGAGCATGGTCGAATACATGACCCTGGCCATGCTGTCCGAGGCCCCCGAGCGGACCTTGCGCATGAGCGTGCTCGCCGAGCACGCCAACTCGTCGCTGTCCCGCCTGTCACACCTGGTGAAACGCCTGGAGAGCCGCGGCTACGTCCGCCGCGAACCGGACCCGGTCGACGGGCGTTTCACCAACGCCGTCCTCCTGCCCGACGGCATGACGAAGCTGGAGTCCGTCGCGCCCGGCCATGTGGCCCACGTACGTCACCTCGTGGTGGACAACCTGTCCGCCGAACGCCTGCGCCGACTCGGCCAGGACGCCGAGCGCATCCTGCAACGCATCGACTCACCCGCCCGCTGA
- a CDS encoding response regulator transcription factor has protein sequence MIRVLVADDEPLIRAGIRMILTSADDIDVVAEAGNGREAVDLVRAHAVDVALLDIQMPVLDGLSALAELRRAAPSVRPLILTTFGERENVLRALSQGGAGFLLKDSAPAELIQAVRAAAAGDAYLSPGATRHVVDQLASGQAAARGEEARRRLESLSTRELEVLALLGEGLSNADAGERIHVSEATVKTYVSRILTKLRCENRVQAALLARDAGLGPG, from the coding sequence GTGATCAGAGTCCTCGTCGCGGATGACGAACCCCTCATCCGCGCGGGCATCAGGATGATCCTCACCTCCGCCGACGACATCGACGTCGTGGCGGAGGCGGGCAACGGCCGTGAGGCGGTCGACCTGGTCCGCGCCCATGCCGTGGACGTGGCCCTGCTCGACATCCAGATGCCCGTGCTGGACGGGCTGTCCGCGCTGGCCGAACTGCGGCGGGCGGCGCCGTCCGTGCGCCCGCTGATCCTGACGACGTTCGGCGAGCGGGAGAACGTCCTGCGTGCGCTGAGCCAGGGAGGCGCCGGGTTCCTGCTGAAGGACTCGGCGCCGGCCGAACTGATCCAGGCGGTACGGGCGGCCGCGGCCGGGGACGCGTATCTGTCGCCGGGTGCCACGCGCCATGTGGTCGACCAGCTCGCCTCCGGGCAGGCGGCGGCGCGTGGCGAGGAGGCGCGCCGGCGTCTGGAGTCGCTCAGCACCCGGGAACTCGAGGTGCTCGCGCTGCTGGGCGAGGGCTTGTCGAACGCCGACGCGGGTGAGCGGATCCATGTGAGCGAGGCGACGGTGAAGACGTACGTCAGCCGGATCCTGACGAAGCTGCGGTGCGAGAACCGGGTGCAGGCGGCGCTGTTGGCACGGGACGCGGGGTTGGGGCCGGGCTGA
- a CDS encoding sensor histidine kinase, whose amino-acid sequence MNAKTMALDVRNRLSAVRMWSRRQIVGETVLAVVLALGMALSQTGEGTLRMTVAALAAAVLSPLRRIFPASVLVVTGAVGGLLSGFGIVLLVVSWSAGARIEAPRRAFALFTATYVLFVGLSVHDPGQPLSVAQTLVFTTLTFLAMAVVPGLASRNRAQRRTLLHALHEHNAQLLREREIIASHARLRERQRIAQDMHDSLGHQLALIAVHTGALEVDRDLTDSQREVVGVLREASVSAMHELREAVGILRDGTPDQVRDREGELEPASRGVAGIDGLVDASRGARTDVALRRTGRPRPLAPAADHAAFRIVQEALTNALKHAQGASITVELRYEPDSLVVEVANGPIPAMTSAVRRPVVSGGQGLTGLQERARLVGGMVYAGPAPDGGFRIAGVLPYGPRSPHASESGSGPWPMDPGADGATFVDTANDFRGQSAGAMSGDGGADIDWSGAPDRQKEFDIAMGRKKKGIAIGCGAALLTFLVLGVVAVVLVVNLVKDESHKLTVKPSVYNSVKVGDTETAVRDRLPHGKSFLAPALDDEGPAVPRGATCSSYLSTGDWPDEGDKIPAYRFCFRDGTLIEKRTFMSTS is encoded by the coding sequence GTGAACGCGAAGACGATGGCCCTCGATGTCCGGAACCGACTGAGCGCGGTACGCATGTGGTCCCGGCGGCAGATCGTCGGCGAGACGGTACTGGCCGTGGTCCTGGCCCTGGGCATGGCGCTGAGCCAGACGGGCGAGGGCACACTGCGGATGACCGTCGCGGCGCTGGCGGCCGCGGTGCTCTCCCCGCTACGACGGATCTTCCCGGCCAGCGTCCTGGTCGTCACCGGCGCGGTCGGCGGGCTGCTCAGCGGTTTCGGGATCGTCCTGCTGGTGGTGAGCTGGTCGGCGGGGGCGAGGATCGAGGCTCCACGGCGGGCATTCGCACTGTTCACGGCCACGTACGTTCTCTTCGTGGGGCTGTCCGTGCATGATCCGGGACAGCCGCTGTCCGTCGCCCAGACCCTGGTGTTCACCACGCTCACGTTCCTGGCGATGGCTGTCGTGCCCGGCCTGGCCAGTCGCAACCGCGCCCAACGCCGCACGCTGCTGCACGCGTTGCACGAGCACAACGCCCAACTGCTGCGCGAGCGCGAGATCATCGCCTCCCATGCCCGGCTGCGGGAGCGGCAGCGCATCGCGCAGGACATGCACGACAGCCTCGGCCACCAACTGGCGCTGATCGCCGTCCACACGGGCGCGTTGGAGGTGGACCGCGACCTGACGGACAGTCAGCGCGAGGTGGTGGGCGTGCTGCGGGAGGCGTCCGTGTCCGCGATGCACGAACTGCGGGAGGCGGTCGGCATCCTGCGTGACGGTACGCCCGACCAAGTACGCGACCGCGAGGGCGAGTTGGAGCCCGCGTCCCGGGGTGTGGCGGGGATCGACGGCCTGGTGGACGCGTCGCGGGGCGCGCGGACGGACGTAGCGCTACGGCGCACGGGCCGGCCGCGTCCGCTGGCTCCCGCCGCCGACCACGCGGCGTTCCGCATCGTGCAGGAGGCGCTGACGAACGCCCTGAAGCACGCGCAGGGCGCCTCGATCACCGTCGAACTGCGCTACGAGCCGGACTCCTTGGTCGTCGAGGTCGCCAACGGGCCGATACCCGCGATGACTTCGGCCGTACGGCGGCCCGTGGTGAGCGGCGGGCAGGGGCTGACGGGGCTTCAGGAACGGGCCCGGCTGGTCGGCGGGATGGTGTACGCGGGGCCCGCGCCGGACGGTGGGTTCCGTATCGCGGGCGTGCTGCCCTATGGGCCACGGTCTCCGCACGCGTCGGAGAGCGGGAGCGGGCCGTGGCCGATGGACCCGGGGGCGGACGGAGCGACCTTCGTCGATACGGCGAACGACTTCCGGGGGCAGAGCGCGGGGGCGATGTCCGGCGACGGTGGTGCGGACATCGACTGGTCCGGTGCGCCGGACAGGCAGAAGGAGTTCGACATCGCCATGGGACGCAAGAAGAAGGGCATCGCGATCGGATGCGGCGCCGCACTGCTGACCTTCCTGGTTCTCGGGGTGGTTGCCGTCGTGCTGGTCGTCAATCTGGTGAAGGACGAGTCCCACAAGCTCACGGTCAAGCCGTCGGTCTACAACTCGGTGAAGGTCGGGGACACCGAGACGGCCGTACGGGACAGGTTGCCGCACGGCAAGTCGTTCCTGGCCCCGGCCCTGGACGACGAAGGGCCCGCCGTACCGCGGGGAGCGACCTGCTCGTCGTACCTCTCGACGGGGGACTGGCCGGACGAGGGAGACAAGATACCCGCCTACCGCTTCTGCTTCAGGGACGGCACACTGATCGAGAAACGGACCTTCATGTCCACGTCGTAG
- a CDS encoding alpha-L-rhamnosidase-related protein: MASNSTPDKGISRRTALAAASTVGLTAVSLSAGLPSAAAVPAEQASASTTGSPSRRPGGWHRYVQGPSSRTVRPVRITSSGGDVKNPDALLRPGGARSVLRRPQPVPAPAWPAGTTAEASSAHAGNNGNDGQPRTYDASNAIDGNPDTFWNDDTLGVFPDVLTITLPQVTSLSGITVVSNSDGVPTDYTVDVWRDGDWHPAATVAGNSAVQKAVPFADEVGTDRVRITVTNAQDTSHGNFTRVNEVWPAPVEPIPVPSVTVDFGKVVVGYPQIRFTSASANSPGVRVAFSETREFLTDRSDFTRADQAGGAGGGTDQFAVPAKGANWTDHKGFQAGDKVFADGLHGFRYLKISLDALASDSPAAQPWGTVEIDSVALQFTAYVGTPSTYRGWFLCSDDELNRYWYGAAYTNELVTDTFRQDDVDPRNAWSATLEGKLVLQDGAKRDRDPYVGDLAVSARTLYLTHDDAAAAARNVLADLADHQRADGWIPPASIGNYTLPLFDYPLYWVTCSWDYVLYTGDRQYATRYYPTLLKVLDTWYPSVTDDAGLLSKGLNGTGGYGDYAFLGRTGRVTYYNALYVQALQNAAQLAGLLGQQADATRWSTRADKVAQAVNSLLWDAGSGAYLDSSTGAVRHAQDGNSLAVVTGIADADRAASALAHLDATTKRPYGNAFMDNDTIFDQASQRVYAFTSYPEIEARFLAGQAESALDQIRRMYGWMDKNDPGITNWEGIGPGGSLYEGAYTSMAHGWSTGVLPALTNNLLGARPTSPGYATWEVRPQPGGVDWATGQLPTPHGPLGVEWENGKRVFRLTVHVPGHTQGSVAFPGDAHGQRVSVGRRTLWDGRRASTRDVSVVDGTVTVSGLGPGDHSFVSEQRGN, from the coding sequence ATGGCGTCGAACAGCACACCGGACAAGGGCATCTCGCGTCGCACGGCGCTGGCCGCAGCGAGCACCGTCGGGCTCACCGCAGTGTCCCTCTCCGCCGGACTCCCCTCGGCGGCGGCGGTCCCCGCCGAGCAGGCCTCCGCTTCCACCACCGGCAGCCCGTCCCGTCGTCCCGGCGGATGGCACCGCTACGTCCAGGGCCCGTCCTCGCGCACGGTCCGCCCGGTGCGGATCACCTCGTCGGGCGGGGACGTGAAGAACCCCGACGCGCTGCTCAGGCCAGGCGGTGCCAGATCCGTCCTGCGGCGCCCGCAGCCCGTGCCGGCGCCGGCCTGGCCCGCCGGCACCACCGCTGAAGCCTCGTCGGCCCACGCCGGGAACAACGGCAACGACGGACAGCCGCGCACCTACGACGCCTCCAACGCGATCGACGGCAACCCGGACACCTTCTGGAACGACGACACGCTGGGGGTGTTCCCCGACGTCCTCACCATCACGCTGCCGCAGGTCACGTCCCTGTCGGGCATCACCGTGGTCTCCAACAGCGACGGCGTGCCGACCGACTACACCGTTGACGTGTGGCGCGACGGCGACTGGCATCCTGCCGCCACGGTCGCGGGCAACAGCGCGGTGCAGAAGGCCGTTCCGTTCGCGGACGAGGTCGGCACCGACCGTGTGCGCATCACCGTGACGAACGCGCAGGACACCTCGCACGGTAACTTCACCCGGGTCAACGAGGTCTGGCCCGCGCCGGTCGAGCCGATCCCGGTACCGAGCGTCACCGTGGACTTCGGCAAGGTCGTGGTCGGATATCCGCAGATCCGCTTCACCTCCGCCTCCGCCAACTCCCCGGGCGTACGCGTCGCGTTCTCCGAGACCCGCGAATTCCTCACCGACCGCTCGGACTTCACCCGCGCCGACCAGGCGGGCGGCGCCGGAGGAGGCACGGACCAGTTCGCCGTCCCCGCGAAGGGCGCCAACTGGACCGACCACAAAGGCTTCCAGGCCGGAGACAAGGTCTTCGCGGACGGCCTGCACGGATTCCGCTACCTCAAGATCAGCCTCGACGCGCTCGCCTCGGACAGCCCCGCCGCGCAGCCCTGGGGGACGGTGGAAATCGACTCCGTGGCCCTTCAGTTCACCGCGTACGTGGGCACACCGAGCACCTACCGCGGCTGGTTCCTGTGCTCCGACGACGAGTTGAATCGTTACTGGTACGGCGCCGCGTACACCAACGAACTGGTCACCGACACCTTCCGTCAGGACGACGTCGACCCCCGCAACGCGTGGAGCGCCACGCTGGAGGGGAAGCTGGTCCTCCAGGACGGCGCCAAGCGTGACCGCGACCCGTACGTCGGCGACCTCGCCGTCTCCGCGCGCACCCTCTACCTGACCCACGACGACGCCGCCGCGGCGGCCCGCAACGTCCTGGCCGACCTCGCCGACCACCAGCGCGCCGACGGCTGGATACCGCCCGCCTCCATCGGCAACTACACCCTGCCTCTCTTCGACTATCCGCTGTACTGGGTCACTTGTAGCTGGGACTACGTCCTCTACACCGGGGACCGCCAGTACGCGACGCGCTACTACCCCACCCTGCTGAAGGTCCTGGACACCTGGTACCCGAGCGTCACGGACGACGCCGGCCTGCTCAGCAAGGGCCTCAACGGCACCGGCGGATACGGCGACTACGCGTTCCTCGGCCGCACCGGCCGCGTCACCTACTACAACGCGCTCTACGTCCAAGCCCTCCAGAACGCGGCCCAGTTGGCCGGCCTGCTGGGGCAGCAGGCCGACGCCACCCGCTGGAGCACCCGCGCCGACAAGGTCGCGCAGGCCGTCAACTCGCTGCTGTGGGACGCCGGTTCGGGCGCCTACCTGGACTCGTCGACGGGCGCGGTCCGGCACGCACAGGACGGCAACTCGCTCGCCGTCGTCACCGGCATCGCCGACGCGGACCGCGCCGCATCGGCGCTCGCCCATCTCGACGCGACCACGAAACGGCCGTACGGGAACGCCTTCATGGACAACGACACCATCTTCGACCAGGCCTCCCAGCGGGTGTACGCCTTCACCTCCTACCCGGAGATCGAGGCACGCTTCCTGGCCGGTCAGGCCGAGTCGGCGCTCGACCAGATCCGCCGTATGTACGGCTGGATGGACAAGAACGACCCCGGCATCACCAACTGGGAAGGCATCGGCCCGGGCGGTTCCCTCTACGAGGGCGCCTACACCAGCATGGCCCACGGCTGGTCCACCGGTGTGCTGCCGGCCCTGACCAACAACCTGCTGGGCGCCCGGCCGACCTCGCCCGGATACGCCACGTGGGAGGTGCGCCCGCAGCCCGGTGGCGTCGACTGGGCGACGGGCCAACTCCCCACCCCGCACGGCCCCTTGGGCGTCGAGTGGGAGAACGGCAAGCGCGTCTTCCGCCTCACCGTCCACGTGCCCGGGCACACGCAGGGTTCGGTCGCCTTCCCCGGCGACGCGCACGGCCAACGTGTGAGCGTCGGCCGGCGGACACTGTGGGACGGACGTCGCGCGTCGACCCGCGACGTGAGCGTGGTCGACGGCACGGTCACCGTGTCGGGCCTCGGCCCGGGCGACCACAGTTTCGTGAGCGAGCAGCGCGGCAACTGA
- a CDS encoding acyltransferase family protein, whose protein sequence is MSTLQRSTVDEAAEQSPDVRAAPPPSPAERGRGGGRGFSSALRGGGRVTGLDGLRTVAVLLVIVYHVEPDLVPGGSIGVDVFFTISGFVITRLLVSEYARTGGIGLWSFYRRRWLRLMPALLVMCAVTAVLSVTFALPLFRGAWMAALLAAGSVVNLVRAGDSGTYSDLTAPLSHTWSLGVEEQFYFAWPLLLLVLLRYARARTALACVAVLCVLPVLWRTVLWDPSAAHRIYNGPDTRADQLLVGALLALVLARLRADDPRLELLRRWAGRLCLPALALLGLIAWQIPITEVSGWNPVWYTVGFLVAALLTACVVAALELSPESWPSRLLSLSTPVWVGRNLSYGMYLWHYPVIRLLHDLGVRGDALLQTGVAATLVAALASYALVERPLARRARHRVRRMEPVVVPERSPAL, encoded by the coding sequence ATGAGCACCCTCCAACGGAGCACGGTAGACGAGGCCGCGGAGCAGAGCCCTGATGTACGGGCGGCGCCGCCGCCCTCGCCTGCGGAGCGGGGCAGAGGCGGTGGGCGGGGCTTCTCGTCGGCGCTGCGTGGTGGTGGGCGGGTCACCGGGCTGGACGGGCTGCGGACGGTCGCGGTGCTGTTGGTGATCGTCTACCACGTGGAGCCGGACCTGGTGCCCGGCGGCTCGATCGGTGTGGACGTGTTCTTCACGATCAGCGGTTTCGTCATCACCCGGCTGCTGGTGAGCGAGTACGCCCGTACCGGCGGCATCGGCCTGTGGTCGTTCTACCGCCGGCGCTGGCTGCGGCTGATGCCGGCCCTGCTGGTGATGTGCGCGGTCACCGCCGTGCTGTCCGTGACGTTCGCGCTGCCGCTGTTCCGCGGGGCGTGGATGGCGGCGCTGCTGGCCGCGGGGTCGGTGGTCAATCTCGTCCGGGCCGGGGACTCCGGGACGTACTCGGATCTCACCGCGCCGCTCAGCCACACCTGGTCCCTGGGCGTGGAGGAGCAGTTCTATTTCGCCTGGCCGCTCCTGCTGCTCGTCCTGCTGCGGTACGCGAGGGCTCGGACGGCGCTGGCCTGCGTCGCGGTGCTGTGCGTCCTGCCGGTGCTCTGGCGGACGGTGCTGTGGGATCCCTCCGCCGCGCACCGCATCTACAACGGCCCCGACACCCGCGCCGACCAACTCCTCGTCGGCGCGCTGCTGGCCCTCGTCCTGGCCCGGCTGCGCGCCGACGATCCCCGCCTGGAGCTGCTGCGCCGATGGGCGGGACGCCTCTGCCTGCCCGCGCTCGCGCTCCTCGGGCTGATCGCCTGGCAGATCCCGATCACCGAGGTCAGCGGGTGGAACCCGGTCTGGTACACGGTCGGATTCCTGGTCGCCGCCCTGCTGACGGCCTGCGTCGTGGCCGCCCTCGAACTCAGCCCCGAGTCCTGGCCCTCGCGTCTGCTCTCGCTGTCCACGCCGGTCTGGGTCGGGCGCAACCTCAGCTACGGCATGTACCTGTGGCACTACCCGGTCATCCGGCTGTTGCACGATCTCGGTGTGCGCGGTGACGCCCTGCTCCAGACCGGCGTCGCGGCCACGCTCGTCGCGGCCCTCGCCTCGTACGCCCTCGTCGAACGACCCCTGGCCCGACGCGCCCGGCACCGAGTGCGCCGGATGGAGCCGGTCGTCGTGCCGGAACGCTCACCGGCGCTCTGA
- a CDS encoding RNA polymerase sigma factor, translating into MTEQEARRMRRARFEELAYLVVEPLHRYLRRRTSADMVEDVLSETMLVLWRRLDDVPGLRAGTEPEMPPDPDDVLPWCYGVARGCLANARRADGRRLRLMERLIRSQEQSPEQAADHGELHAALDALGALDREVVRLWAWEGLAPRQIAEATGLTSNAVSIRLHRAKARLADRLGRKDAEQSGHKRDEGRSSR; encoded by the coding sequence ATGACGGAACAGGAAGCGCGCCGGATGCGGCGGGCGCGCTTCGAAGAACTGGCCTATCTGGTGGTGGAACCGCTGCACCGGTATCTGCGGCGACGGACGAGCGCCGACATGGTCGAGGACGTGCTGTCGGAGACGATGCTGGTGCTGTGGCGTCGACTCGACGACGTCCCCGGGCTCCGAGCGGGTACCGAGCCCGAAATGCCTCCCGATCCGGACGACGTGCTGCCGTGGTGCTACGGAGTGGCCCGCGGGTGCCTGGCGAACGCCCGCCGTGCCGACGGACGCAGGCTCCGGCTGATGGAGCGGCTGATCCGGAGCCAGGAGCAGTCACCGGAACAGGCCGCCGATCACGGCGAGTTGCATGCCGCGCTCGACGCCCTCGGGGCGCTGGACCGCGAGGTGGTGCGGCTGTGGGCGTGGGAGGGACTCGCGCCGCGGCAGATCGCGGAGGCGACCGGGCTGACGTCCAACGCGGTGAGCATCCGGCTCCATCGGGCGAAGGCGAGACTCGCCGACCGGCTCGGGCGAAAGGATGCCGAACAGTCCGGACACAAGAGGGATGAAGGAAGGAGCAGTCGATGA
- a CDS encoding PaaX family transcriptional regulator yields the protein MTASDLEDDSPGLPAPPRSLIVTVYGLYAREVGGWISVSTLIRLLAELDVDAQAVRSSISRLKRREILVAERRDGRAGYALSPYARSVLETGDRRIFERHAVTDDGWVIAVFSVPESERQQRHQLRSRLAWLGFGTVSSGIWIAPAHALDDTREHLLQHGLDQYVDLFRGDYVAFGDPAEQVGRWWDLAALQKLYDDFVAEFTPMAGRWAGPGEVSDRAAFIDYVQVLTAWRRLPYLDPGLPSTLLPASWSGTTAADLFATLRHTLADPAHEFARSLLADSA from the coding sequence GTGACGGCAAGCGATCTCGAAGACGACAGCCCGGGCCTGCCCGCACCGCCGCGATCCCTGATCGTGACGGTGTACGGCCTCTACGCGCGCGAGGTCGGCGGCTGGATCAGTGTGAGCACCCTGATCCGACTGCTCGCCGAACTCGACGTCGACGCCCAGGCGGTCCGCTCGTCGATCTCCCGGCTCAAGCGCCGCGAGATCCTGGTGGCCGAGCGCCGGGACGGCCGTGCGGGCTACGCGCTCTCGCCGTACGCCCGCTCCGTCCTCGAAACCGGCGACCGGCGCATCTTCGAACGCCACGCCGTCACCGACGACGGCTGGGTCATCGCCGTCTTCTCGGTACCGGAGAGCGAACGCCAACAGCGCCATCAACTCCGGTCACGGTTGGCCTGGTTGGGATTCGGCACGGTCTCGTCGGGGATCTGGATCGCCCCGGCCCACGCGCTCGACGACACCCGCGAGCACCTGCTCCAACACGGGCTGGACCAGTACGTCGACCTCTTCCGCGGCGACTATGTGGCCTTCGGGGACCCCGCCGAACAGGTGGGCCGCTGGTGGGACCTGGCGGCGCTCCAGAAGCTCTACGACGATTTCGTCGCCGAGTTCACCCCGATGGCCGGGCGCTGGGCCGGGCCGGGCGAGGTGTCCGACCGGGCCGCGTTCATCGACTACGTCCAAGTCCTCACCGCCTGGCGCCGGTTGCCCTACCTCGACCCGGGCCTGCCCAGCACCCTCCTCCCCGCCTCGTGGTCCGGCACGACGGCGGCCGATCTCTTCGCCACGCTCCGGCACACCCTCGCGGACCCGGCGCACGAGTTCGCCCGGAGTCTGCTGGCCGACTCCGCGTGA
- a CDS encoding acyl-CoA thioesterase, with protein MSGPRGVHRARLEWIDTDAAGIYHNTTVVRFAEAAEAELMRAYGIPGYFPVAPRVRYEVEFEASIRFGEEVETRVELIRLGRSSMTFGFEVWRTSEDGDRQRRAARGSYVTVHVPDKETGSSAPWPTAWRTALGATDARAESDSSRAH; from the coding sequence ATGAGCGGGCCCCGCGGCGTCCACCGGGCCCGTCTGGAGTGGATCGACACCGATGCGGCCGGGATCTACCACAACACCACCGTCGTCCGGTTCGCCGAGGCGGCGGAGGCCGAACTGATGCGCGCGTACGGCATTCCGGGCTACTTCCCGGTGGCACCGAGGGTGCGCTACGAGGTGGAGTTCGAGGCGTCGATCCGGTTCGGTGAGGAGGTCGAGACGCGGGTCGAGCTGATCCGCCTCGGCCGGTCCTCGATGACCTTCGGTTTCGAGGTGTGGCGCACGTCCGAGGACGGTGACCGGCAGCGCCGTGCCGCCCGGGGCAGCTATGTCACCGTGCACGTCCCCGACAAGGAGACCGGTTCCAGTGCGCCCTGGCCTACCGCCTGGCGTACGGCGCTGGGCGCGACGGACGCCCGGGCGGAATCGGACAGCTCCAGGGCGCACTGA